In Sulfitobacter sp. M39, the following proteins share a genomic window:
- a CDS encoding sensor histidine kinase, translating into MFRSASSREAPLSVSWRVRLAVALLLVIAVATISVTNKLLTDRFTESTRNRAELRIALYSGNLLAELRQNAIVPQLLSRDPALIEALTRSDYSLSTQRLISFVEEIGAASLMLYDIDGRTVAATDRNRLGASHRQEAYFVDALRSNSTVFSVIPRDTGGYRFFYSRRIQEGGTNLGVIAAEVDLQRFERAWAGISDAVIVTDSTGDIIMATEPRWRGLTESEALSNQTPQSAIERAIKATADWTALPADAYLQGEAVMRLSSRIPFRGWRITSYTTYASVREKVNGVLALEVMGFAILLALTFYALSRRTAGRAALFQRESAELRALNAALQREVAERKRVQQTLAVAEQTLEQSSKLAALGEMSAAVSHELNQPLAAMKTYLAGARLLMQRNRLEEALASFGRIDDLIERMGAITRQLKSYARKGQQQFSPFDMGEALASALSMMEPQLRQRQVQINRILPAEPVQVMGDRMRIEQVLVNLLRNALDATKSERNPTVEIILSAGETATLTVRDNGPGIEDLDSLFEPFYTTKQPGDGVGLGLAISSGIVSDLGGRLTARNGQHGGAVFEMQLPIMDSTEKTQAAE; encoded by the coding sequence ATGTTTCGGTCTGCGTCCTCTCGTGAAGCCCCTTTATCTGTCAGCTGGCGCGTCCGGCTGGCGGTTGCTTTGCTTTTGGTTATTGCGGTGGCCACGATTTCGGTCACCAACAAGCTGCTGACGGATCGCTTTACTGAAAGCACGCGCAACCGGGCGGAGCTTCGGATCGCGCTATACAGCGGCAACCTGTTGGCCGAGCTGCGCCAGAACGCGATTGTGCCACAGCTTTTGTCGCGCGATCCCGCCTTGATCGAGGCACTGACCCGATCTGATTATTCCCTGTCGACCCAGCGATTGATCTCATTTGTAGAGGAGATCGGCGCGGCGTCCTTGATGCTTTATGATATCGACGGGCGCACGGTGGCTGCAACCGACCGCAACCGTTTGGGGGCCTCGCACCGGCAAGAGGCGTATTTTGTTGATGCGTTGCGATCGAATTCGACCGTGTTCAGCGTTATTCCCCGTGATACTGGCGGCTATCGGTTCTTCTATTCGCGCCGTATTCAGGAAGGCGGCACCAACCTTGGGGTGATCGCGGCCGAGGTGGATCTGCAAAGGTTTGAACGGGCTTGGGCCGGTATCTCGGATGCGGTGATTGTGACCGACAGCACCGGTGACATCATCATGGCCACCGAACCGCGCTGGCGCGGCCTGACGGAAAGCGAGGCGCTGTCGAACCAGACCCCGCAAAGCGCCATCGAGCGCGCGATCAAGGCTACCGCCGATTGGACCGCATTGCCCGCAGATGCCTATCTGCAGGGCGAGGCGGTGATGCGTCTGTCGTCGCGGATACCGTTTCGGGGCTGGCGGATCACGAGTTATACTACCTATGCCTCGGTCCGCGAGAAGGTGAACGGGGTACTGGCGCTTGAGGTGATGGGCTTTGCGATCCTGCTGGCGCTGACGTTTTATGCCCTCAGCCGGCGGACGGCGGGCCGCGCGGCGCTGTTTCAGCGTGAATCCGCCGAGCTACGCGCGCTGAATGCCGCCCTTCAGCGCGAGGTGGCGGAACGCAAACGGGTGCAGCAGACCTTGGCCGTGGCCGAGCAGACCTTGGAGCAATCCAGCAAGCTCGCCGCCTTGGGCGAAATGTCCGCCGCCGTCAGCCACGAGCTGAACCAGCCGCTGGCCGCGATGAAAACCTATCTGGCGGGCGCGCGTCTGTTGATGCAGCGCAACCGGCTGGAGGAAGCGTTGGCGTCATTCGGGCGCATCGACGATCTGATCGAACGCATGGGGGCCATTACGCGGCAGCTGAAAAGCTATGCGCGCAAGGGCCAGCAGCAGTTTTCGCCCTTTGATATGGGGGAGGCGCTTGCCTCTGCCTTGTCAATGATGGAGCCGCAGCTACGTCAGCGTCAGGTGCAGATTAACCGTATCCTGCCCGCAGAGCCTGTTCAGGTGATGGGGGACCGCATGCGGATCGAACAAGTATTGGTCAATCTCTTGCGCAACGCATTGGATGCCACCAAATCGGAACGAAACCCGACGGTAGAGATTATACTATCAGCGGGTGAGACGGCGACGCTTACCGTGCGCGATAATGGCCCCGGGATCGAAGATCTCGATAGCCTGTTCGAGCCGTTTTACACGACCAAGCAGCCCGGCGATGGTGTCGGGTTGGGGCTTGCGATCTCGTCGGGTATTGTATCCGATCTGGGGGGCAGGCTGACAGCCCGCAACGGCCAACATGGCGGTGCGGTTTTTGAAATGCAGCTGCCCATTATGGACAGCACAGAGAAGACACAGGCGGCAGAGTAA
- a CDS encoding sigma-54-dependent transcriptional regulator: MAQAMKIAIVDDEQDMRQSISQWLALSGYDTETFGSAEDALKTLGPDYPGIVISDIKMPGMGGMQFLKKLMGTDSALPVIMITGHGDVPMAVEAMRVGAFDFLEKPFNPDRMSELAKKATNARRLVMDNRALRRELSDGSQLMKKLIGGSPVMERLREDILDLGQADGHVLIDGETGTGKTLVAHALHAVGSRAGKKFVLVSCGALEEDALSKRLFGPMMPEDAQLPAIEEARGGTLVLEGVESLSETLQARLLSAINDQGTPAETRIVAISNLQEAGRTSEDALRSDLFYRLAALRITVPPLRQRGEDILTLFTRLSEEFADEYGCETPQVSAQEAAQLLQAPWPGNVRQLINVAERAVLQSRRGSGSIASLLMSDHEEMQPVMTTDGKPLKEYVEAFERMLIDNTMRRHKGSIASVMEELCLPRRTLNEKMAKYGLQRSDYL; the protein is encoded by the coding sequence ATGGCTCAGGCAATGAAAATCGCGATCGTTGATGATGAACAAGACATGCGTCAGTCGATCAGCCAGTGGCTGGCGCTTTCGGGCTATGACACAGAGACGTTCGGCAGCGCCGAGGATGCGTTGAAAACACTGGGGCCGGATTACCCCGGTATCGTGATTTCCGACATCAAGATGCCCGGCATGGGCGGGATGCAGTTCCTGAAAAAGCTGATGGGCACCGATAGCGCGCTGCCCGTGATCATGATCACCGGCCACGGCGATGTGCCCATGGCGGTGGAGGCGATGCGCGTCGGCGCGTTCGACTTCCTTGAAAAGCCCTTCAACCCCGACCGGATGAGCGAACTGGCCAAGAAGGCGACCAATGCGCGCCGTCTGGTCATGGACAACCGCGCCTTGCGTCGTGAACTGTCTGACGGCAGCCAGTTGATGAAAAAGCTCATCGGCGGCTCGCCCGTGATGGAGCGGCTGCGCGAGGATATTCTGGACCTTGGTCAGGCCGACGGTCACGTGCTGATTGATGGTGAAACCGGCACAGGCAAGACATTGGTGGCGCATGCGCTGCACGCTGTGGGCTCGCGCGCGGGCAAGAAATTTGTGCTGGTCAGCTGCGGCGCGCTAGAGGAAGACGCATTGAGCAAACGTTTGTTTGGTCCGATGATGCCTGAAGACGCCCAGCTTCCCGCGATCGAGGAGGCCCGCGGTGGCACCTTGGTGCTGGAAGGTGTTGAATCGCTCAGCGAGACGCTACAGGCCCGTCTGCTGAGTGCGATCAATGACCAAGGCACGCCTGCGGAAACGCGGATCGTTGCGATTTCGAACCTGCAAGAAGCGGGGCGCACCTCCGAAGATGCGCTGCGTTCTGATCTTTTCTATCGTCTGGCTGCCCTGCGCATCACCGTGCCGCCGCTGCGCCAACGGGGCGAGGATATTCTGACGTTGTTCACCCGCCTGTCCGAAGAATTCGCGGACGAATATGGCTGCGAGACTCCGCAGGTTTCCGCGCAAGAGGCTGCGCAACTGTTGCAAGCGCCTTGGCCCGGGAACGTGCGCCAGTTGATCAATGTGGCAGAACGCGCCGTGTTGCAGTCGCGTCGCGGGTCCGGTTCGATCGCATCGCTGCTAATGTCGGACCACGAAGAGATGCAGCCGGTGATGACCACCGACGGTAAGCCCTTGAAAGAATACGTCGAGGCGTTCGAACGTATGCTGATCGACAATACCATGCGCCGGCACAAAGGCTCTATCGCCAGTGTGATGGAGGAACTGTGCCTGCCGCGCCGGACCCTGAACGAGAAGATGGCGAAATACGGTTTGCAGCGCTCGGATTACCTCTGA
- the purS gene encoding phosphoribosylformylglycinamidine synthase subunit PurS produces the protein MKARVHVMLKNGVLDPQGEAVRHALGAMGFEGVNGVRQGKVIELDLNDGATKADVEAMCEKLLANTVIESYTVEMG, from the coding sequence ATGAAAGCACGGGTGCATGTGATGTTGAAAAACGGTGTTCTGGATCCGCAGGGCGAGGCCGTGCGCCACGCGCTTGGGGCCATGGGCTTTGAAGGCGTCAATGGCGTGCGTCAGGGCAAGGTGATCGAGCTGGACCTGAACGACGGCGCAACCAAGGCCGACGTCGAGGCGATGTGTGAAAAGCTGCTCGCGAACACGGTGATCGAATCCTACACAGTGGAGATGGGCTGA
- the purC gene encoding phosphoribosylaminoimidazolesuccinocarboxamide synthase encodes MARRTKIYEGTAKILYEGPEPGTIVQHFKDDTTAFNAEKKAVIEGKGVLNNRLSEFFMTGLNNIGVPTHFIKRLNMREQLIRQAEIIPLEIVVRNYAAGDLSTRLGIDEGMQLPRPIVEYHFKNNDLGDPLVTEEHIAAFGWAGQQDMEDILSLSLRVNDFMSGVMMAVGIRLVDFKLEVGRIYEGDFQRLIVADEISPDSCRLWDIETGQKLDKDVFRRDLGSLTDAYTEVARRLGVMPKTSTPMMKPTLIN; translated from the coding sequence ATGGCCCGTCGCACGAAAATCTATGAAGGTACGGCGAAGATCCTGTATGAAGGACCGGAACCGGGGACCATTGTCCAGCACTTCAAAGACGACACAACCGCCTTTAACGCCGAGAAAAAAGCGGTGATCGAGGGCAAGGGCGTGCTGAACAACCGCCTGTCCGAATTCTTTATGACCGGCCTGAACAACATCGGCGTGCCCACGCATTTCATCAAACGTCTGAACATGCGCGAACAGCTGATCCGTCAGGCAGAGATCATCCCGCTCGAGATCGTGGTGCGCAACTATGCGGCGGGGGATCTATCTACGCGGCTTGGCATTGACGAGGGCATGCAACTGCCGCGCCCGATTGTGGAATATCACTTCAAGAACAACGACCTTGGCGATCCGCTGGTCACCGAGGAACATATTGCCGCCTTTGGTTGGGCCGGTCAGCAGGACATGGAAGACATCCTGAGCCTGTCGCTGCGGGTCAACGATTTCATGTCCGGCGTGATGATGGCCGTGGGCATCCGGCTGGTGGACTTCAAGCTTGAGGTGGGCCGGATCTACGAGGGCGATTTCCAGCGTCTGATCGTCGCCGACGAGATTAGCCCCGACAGCTGCCGTCTGTGGGATATCGAAACCGGACAGAAACTGGACAAGGATGTGTTCCGCCGCGATCTGGGGTCGCTGACGGATGCCTATACCGAAGTCGCCCGACGTTTGGGGGTCATGCCCAAGACGTCGACACCGATGATGAAACCGACGTTGATCAACTAG
- the purQ gene encoding phosphoribosylformylglycinamidine synthase subunit PurQ, producing MHAAVIVFPGSNCDRDLAVAFKAVGAKVSMVWHKDTSLPEGVDIVGVPGGFSYGDYLRCGAIAANSPICREVAAHAERGGYVMGICNGFQVLTETGLLPGALLRNAGLKYICRTVPLRVATADSDYTSGYEAGAMIDIPIAHHDGNYFADGDTIAKLHGEDRVAFTYGDNPNGSQSDIAGILSANRRVLGMMPHPERAADAGHGGTDGAALFRALAGSLVTA from the coding sequence ATGCACGCAGCGGTCATCGTTTTTCCCGGCTCTAACTGTGACCGCGATCTGGCGGTGGCATTCAAGGCGGTCGGTGCCAAAGTGTCGATGGTCTGGCACAAGGACACGAGCCTGCCCGAGGGCGTCGATATTGTGGGGGTGCCCGGCGGCTTTTCCTATGGCGACTACCTGCGCTGTGGTGCCATTGCGGCGAATTCTCCGATCTGTCGCGAAGTGGCGGCCCATGCGGAGCGTGGCGGTTACGTCATGGGGATCTGCAACGGCTTTCAGGTGCTGACCGAAACCGGTTTGCTGCCCGGTGCACTGCTGCGCAATGCGGGGCTGAAATACATCTGTCGCACCGTGCCGCTGCGCGTGGCCACGGCGGACAGCGATTATACTTCGGGCTACGAGGCCGGTGCGATGATCGACATCCCGATCGCACACCACGATGGCAATTATTTCGCCGATGGCGATACGATTGCCAAATTGCATGGCGAGGATCGCGTTGCCTTTACTTATGGCGATAACCCCAACGGGTCGCAGTCGGACATCGCGGGCATCCTTTCCGCCAACCGTCGGGTGCTGGGGATGATGCCACACCCCGAACGCGCAGCGGATGCGGGGCATGGGGGCACGGATGGGGCGGCGCTCTTCCGCGCATTGGCGGGGTCTCTGGTCACAGCGTGA